From Campylobacter sp. MIT 12-8780, the proteins below share one genomic window:
- a CDS encoding outer membrane beta-barrel protein, which translates to MKKIFTSVAVASALLASAAVAEDSGAFVGANVAYGAAKPNSTSLRSGGSYTGFRYGIIAGYKEFFDANFGVRYYGTFDLGTKYTKGGNNPQIETMNLYVNADALYNFAQEGDLEYGVFGGVGLGYVSHEVKNKRTGNDEPDGFDVALNLGLRTTYNYVHGFELFTRFGLLNQEATANGVTSKVKQPYQVGLRYTFSF; encoded by the coding sequence ATGAAAAAGATTTTCACAAGCGTTGCAGTAGCTTCGGCTTTGCTTGCAAGTGCTGCTGTTGCAGAAGACTCTGGTGCATTTGTTGGTGCAAATGTTGCTTATGGTGCAGCTAAACCAAATTCAACTAGTTTGAGATCAGGTGGCTCATATACTGGCTTTAGATATGGTATCATCGCTGGTTATAAAGAATTTTTTGATGCGAATTTTGGTGTAAGATACTATGGAACCTTTGATTTGGGAACTAAATACACCAAAGGTGGTAACAATCCACAAATTGAAACAATGAACCTTTATGTTAATGCTGATGCGCTTTACAATTTCGCTCAAGAAGGCGATCTTGAATATGGCGTTTTTGGCGGTGTGGGCTTGGGTTATGTTAGCCACGAAGTAAAAAATAAAAGAACAGGAAATGATGAACCAGATGGCTTTGATGTTGCTTTAAATCTTGGTTTAAGAACTACTTATAATTATGTACATGGCTTTGAGCTTTTTACTCGTTTTGGACTTTTAAATCAAGAAGCTACAGCTAATGGCGTAACCTCTAAGGTAAAACAACCTTATCAAGTAGGACTTCGCTATACTTTTTCGTTTTAA
- a CDS encoding SixA phosphatase family protein, which produces MKRIYFLRHAKAEESAKEGDFYRRLSKKGKKDIQLMLERLKSFEFNLNCIISSPATRTSQTAREFAQTLGCELVFEERLYEAEAKDIINLIKTIDENYQEIMLVGHNPALKESIELLSEIHLPSFATCSVLCLELPSFKELKLHQARLVFFENSKNLKERHL; this is translated from the coding sequence ATGAAAAGGATTTATTTTTTACGTCATGCCAAAGCTGAGGAGAGTGCAAAAGAGGGCGATTTTTACAGAAGGCTAAGCAAGAAGGGCAAGAAAGATATACAGCTCATGCTTGAAAGACTTAAGAGCTTTGAATTCAACTTAAATTGCATTATCTCAAGCCCAGCTACAAGGACAAGCCAGACAGCTAGGGAATTTGCGCAGACTTTGGGCTGTGAGCTTGTTTTTGAGGAGCGTTTATACGAGGCTGAAGCTAAAGATATAATTAATCTCATCAAAACAATCGATGAAAACTACCAAGAAATAATGCTCGTAGGACACAACCCAGCCCTGAAAGAAAGCATTGAGCTTTTAAGCGAAATTCATTTGCCTTCCTTTGCGACTTGCTCTGTGTTGTGTTTAGAATTGCCAAGTTTTAAGGAGCTAAAACTACACCAAGCAAGGCTTGTATTCTTTGAAAACTCAAAGAATTTAAAAGAAAGGCATTTGTAA
- a CDS encoding rhomboid family intramembrane serine protease — translation MFCVLLIALNIIIYFLLPDNELKVIFGLNLAFKDGFYWQLLSSMFLHANLTHLALNMITLYQFGFVLERYLGSLRFALLYILGGLACSFLSFLYIDIFETHFVNIVGASGAICVLIGYYACIDKSSAKGLVVAILLISFAPLLVGVNIAWYAHIFGFLCGFIIAKMRILKK, via the coding sequence TTGTTTTGTGTTTTGCTTATCGCTTTAAATATCATTATTTATTTTCTTTTGCCAGATAATGAGCTAAAAGTTATTTTTGGCTTAAATTTAGCCTTTAAAGATGGTTTTTATTGGCAGCTTTTAAGCTCTATGTTTTTGCATGCTAATCTTACGCATTTAGCGCTAAATATGATCACACTTTATCAATTTGGCTTTGTTTTAGAACGTTATCTTGGAAGCCTTAGGTTTGCTCTTTTATACATACTTGGAGGGCTTGCTTGCTCGTTTTTGAGCTTTTTGTATATTGATATATTTGAAACGCATTTTGTGAATATTGTTGGTGCGAGTGGGGCGATTTGCGTTTTGATAGGGTATTATGCGTGTATTGATAAATCAAGTGCAAAAGGACTTGTAGTGGCTATTTTACTCATTAGTTTTGCACCTTTACTTGTGGGTGTAAATATCGCTTGGTATGCGCATATATTTGGCTTTTTGTGCGGATTTATCATCGCTAAAATGCGAATTTTAAAGAAATAG
- a CDS encoding PepSY-like domain-containing protein, with translation MFKKFVLAFFFLCLLAKADLIISPDSLPENTKQFLSTNFKAQVGMAQRDGNSFEVYLTDGTELEFDIMGNWKEISSKFTPINFSILPANIAAIIQNQFPNTFLLEAERKINYYKIKLSNRLELKIDANGTILSQEFDD, from the coding sequence GTGTTTAAAAAGTTTGTTTTGGCTTTTTTCTTTCTTTGTTTGCTTGCAAAGGCTGATCTTATCATATCTCCAGACTCTTTGCCTGAAAACACTAAACAATTTTTAAGCACGAATTTTAAAGCACAAGTTGGTATGGCACAAAGAGATGGCAATTCTTTTGAAGTGTATCTTACTGATGGCACTGAACTTGAGTTTGATATAATGGGAAATTGGAAAGAAATTAGTAGCAAATTCACACCGATTAATTTTTCTATATTGCCAGCAAATATCGCCGCAATCATACAAAATCAATTTCCAAATACATTTTTACTCGAGGCTGAAAGAAAGATAAATTACTACAAAATCAAGCTTTCTAATAGACTTGAGCTTAAAATAGACGCAAATGGAACTATCTTAAGTCAAGAATTTGATGATTAA
- a CDS encoding aminotransferase class V-fold PLP-dependent enzyme, which yields MEIQNLRKDIILKKGVHYFDFAASALALKSVEAHLKNTLLTYANTHSDSALHSFKTQNLYQNARKEIKACLGLNDDFALIACGYGSSAAIKKFQELLGVYAPPLVKEKYLLNLDKKTLPLVIIGPYEHHSNELSFREGLCECVRVPLNEKGEFDLDFFSSVLEKNKERKIIISISLASNVTGILSDYKAISKLGRKYKAIIAYDASAFAPYHHIAASFYDALFISSHKFLGGVGGCGLLVIKKSLCAPKPSFAAGGTVGYVSRSSASYLCDIESLEEGGTPPILGLIKASLAFRVKANIGLEKIVSKEQKLVKMFFKELESIKEAIIYAKELKNRLAIFSFNIKGISPFDLAYHLSKKYKIETRAGCACAGPYGHDLLGLEDNVKLSTKPGWLRVSLHYTHEEEDLRYFFKALKASIKELS from the coding sequence TTGGAAATACAGAATTTAAGAAAAGATATTATTTTAAAAAAAGGCGTGCATTATTTTGATTTTGCAGCTTCAGCTTTGGCCTTAAAAAGTGTGGAAGCTCATCTTAAAAATACGCTTTTAACCTACGCAAACACGCATTCTGATAGTGCTTTGCACTCTTTTAAAACTCAAAATTTATATCAAAATGCAAGAAAAGAGATTAAAGCCTGTCTTGGTTTGAATGATGATTTTGCTTTAATTGCTTGCGGATATGGCTCAAGCGCTGCTATAAAGAAATTTCAAGAGCTTTTAGGTGTTTATGCTCCACCTCTTGTAAAAGAAAAATATCTTTTAAATTTAGATAAAAAAACCCTGCCCCTTGTCATCATAGGACCTTATGAGCATCATTCAAATGAGCTAAGTTTTAGAGAAGGCTTGTGTGAATGCGTGCGTGTACCTTTGAATGAAAAGGGCGAGTTTGATCTTGACTTTTTTAGTTCTGTTTTAGAAAAAAACAAAGAAAGAAAGATCATCATTAGCATTTCTTTGGCTTCTAATGTAACAGGAATTTTAAGTGATTATAAGGCTATAAGCAAGCTTGGACGCAAATATAAAGCTATTATTGCTTATGATGCTTCAGCTTTTGCGCCTTATCATCATATAGCTGCTAGCTTTTATGATGCTTTATTTATCAGCTCGCATAAATTTTTAGGTGGAGTTGGAGGATGTGGGCTTTTGGTGATTAAAAAAAGCCTATGTGCCCCTAAGCCTAGCTTTGCAGCTGGTGGAACTGTGGGTTATGTCTCAAGGAGTTCAGCTTCTTATCTTTGTGATATTGAAAGCTTAGAAGAGGGTGGCACACCGCCTATTTTGGGGCTTATTAAAGCAAGTCTTGCTTTTAGAGTAAAAGCAAATATAGGACTTGAAAAGATCGTTTCAAAAGAACAAAAACTTGTAAAAATGTTTTTTAAGGAACTTGAAAGTATCAAAGAAGCCATCATTTACGCAAAAGAGCTTAAAAATCGCTTAGCAATCTTTTCTTTTAATATCAAAGGCATTTCTCCTTTTGATCTAGCTTATCATCTAAGTAAAAAATACAAGATAGAAACAAGGGCAGGGTGTGCTTGTGCTGGACCTTATGGGCATGATTTGCTTGGCTTAGAAGATAATGTGAAATTAAGCACTAAACCGGGCTGGCTTAGGGTAAGCCTTCATTATACGCATGAAGAAGAGGATTTGCGTTATTTCTTTAAGGCTTTAAAGGCGAGTATAAAGGAATTGAGCTAG
- a CDS encoding DUF234 domain-containing protein, whose protein sequence is MYENINFNYLQNYTSIASNFKLSAKSELALKILAKNSRKKYSINKKLGHFKATAALKELLELGFVSFEKSKEERFFSPKGQKLKKHLRGYVIQDKILFCSHFMRFFYYFLKPNEELILNAEFDLVLELIKKDFEHYQSLCFELLSKEFLQKKLDLAEISSFWHRDLELDLYYEDVNLCFVGEVKYKNKKVCKNVLNLLKIKASNLDIKPNFYVLFSKSGFSSELLKLKESDLLLFDLNDFKELLKEQ, encoded by the coding sequence TTGTATGAAAATATCAACTTTAATTATCTGCAAAATTATACTTCTATCGCTTCAAATTTTAAATTGAGCGCAAAAAGCGAGCTTGCCCTAAAAATACTTGCTAAAAATAGCCGTAAAAAATACTCTATCAACAAAAAACTCGGGCATTTTAAAGCTACAGCTGCACTTAAAGAGCTTTTAGAACTTGGCTTTGTAAGCTTTGAAAAAAGTAAGGAGGAGCGTTTTTTTAGCCCAAAAGGACAAAAACTTAAAAAACACTTAAGAGGGTATGTTATCCAAGATAAGATTTTATTTTGTAGTCATTTTATGAGATTTTTTTATTATTTTTTAAAGCCCAATGAGGAACTTATCTTAAATGCCGAATTTGATCTTGTGCTAGAACTTATAAAAAAGGATTTTGAACATTATCAAAGCCTGTGTTTTGAGCTTTTAAGTAAAGAATTTTTACAAAAAAAGCTTGATTTAGCTGAAATTTCAAGCTTTTGGCATAGGGATTTGGAGCTTGATTTGTATTATGAGGATGTAAATTTGTGCTTTGTGGGCGAGGTGAAATACAAAAATAAAAAAGTGTGTAAAAATGTGCTTAATCTACTTAAAATCAAAGCTTCAAACCTTGATATAAAGCCAAATTTTTATGTGCTTTTTTCAAAATCTGGCTTTTCAAGCGAGCTGTTAAAGCTCAAAGAAAGCGATTTGCTTTTATTTGATTTGAATGATTTTAAAGAACTTTTAAAGGAACAATGA
- a CDS encoding sensor histidine kinase, whose product MNENILKSLDSAEKENLQEGLKSLIEQTYVIENEYKALQASYESLRKMMSEIIEVLPTALWVLEGKTIILQNEQALKNEALLAHIDTSKAHYELEYEGRFFIIKNISHEGRLIIQATDISDEKRNERLASMGSVAAHLAHEIRNPIGSISLLASTLFSRTELKNKHIVLEIQKATSRVERIVNSTLLFTKGVRINSGDFNLLELKDECEQISHSYNFNAEIDFSFEFLDLTINADKALINLVLQNLIYNAIDAIEESENQNGKISIKSLLKENELIIKVFDNGASIKDEKAVFEAFKTTKLKGNGLGLSLCKQIINAHGGQIGFEKEPKCFYFSLPVK is encoded by the coding sequence ATGAATGAAAATATCTTAAAAAGCCTTGATTCTGCTGAAAAAGAAAATTTACAAGAAGGGCTTAAGTCCTTAATCGAACAAACCTATGTTATAGAAAATGAATACAAAGCCTTGCAAGCTAGCTATGAGAGCTTAAGAAAGATGATGAGTGAGATTATCGAGGTGTTGCCAACTGCGCTTTGGGTGCTTGAGGGCAAAACCATCATCTTGCAAAATGAGCAAGCTTTAAAAAATGAGGCTTTGCTAGCTCATATTGATACCTCAAAGGCTCATTATGAGCTTGAGTATGAGGGACGTTTTTTTATCATCAAAAATATCAGCCATGAAGGAAGGCTCATTATTCAAGCTACTGATATAAGCGATGAAAAGCGAAATGAAAGGCTAGCAAGTATGGGAAGCGTGGCAGCGCATCTAGCTCATGAGATTAGAAATCCTATAGGCTCGATCTCTTTACTTGCAAGCACGCTTTTTTCAAGAACAGAGCTTAAAAACAAACACATAGTGCTTGAAATTCAAAAAGCTACTTCAAGGGTAGAAAGGATAGTCAATTCTACCCTACTTTTTACTAAGGGCGTGCGTATAAACTCAGGGGATTTCAATCTTTTAGAGCTCAAAGATGAATGCGAGCAAATTAGTCATTCTTATAATTTTAATGCTGAAATTGACTTTAGCTTTGAGTTTTTAGACTTAACAATCAACGCTGATAAAGCCTTAATCAACCTTGTGCTTCAAAATCTCATCTACAACGCCATAGATGCCATAGAAGAAAGCGAAAATCAAAATGGAAAAATAAGCATAAAAAGCCTGCTTAAAGAAAATGAACTCATCATCAAAGTCTTTGACAATGGAGCAAGCATAAAAGATGAAAAGGCTGTATTTGAAGCCTTTAAAACAACAAAACTTAAGGGAAATGGCTTAGGACTAAGCCTTTGCAAGCAAATCATCAACGCACATGGCGGACAAATAGGCTTTGAAAAAGAGCCAAAATGCTTTTATTTTAGCTTGCCTGTAAAATAA
- a CDS encoding LysE family translocator: MDYTLFVLSFASVSFLPGLCMSLALSLGLSIGFKKTLWMMAGELFGVLLVVVLCGLGASFILQFKLAFAVFKLFGSLFLLYTAYTLFHQKLELKKGEFKFKDKSTLVFQGFLATISNPKAWIFMLALLPPFLQKSNLLVLSSIIIFIEFLALCTYALGGVAFGLFLGKHINKLSKFSALCVAFLGCFMLYELFFEL, from the coding sequence ATGGATTATACCCTTTTTGTGCTTTCTTTTGCTTCGGTTTCTTTTCTGCCCGGACTTTGTATGAGTTTGGCTCTTTCTTTGGGACTTAGCATTGGTTTTAAAAAGACTTTGTGGATGATGGCTGGAGAGCTTTTTGGGGTTTTGCTTGTAGTGGTGCTTTGTGGGCTTGGGGCGAGTTTTATTTTGCAATTTAAGCTTGCTTTTGCGGTGTTTAAACTTTTTGGAAGCTTGTTTTTGCTTTACACAGCTTACACGCTTTTTCATCAAAAACTCGAGCTTAAAAAAGGTGAGTTTAAATTTAAAGATAAAAGCACGCTTGTGTTTCAAGGCTTTTTAGCAACTATTTCTAACCCAAAAGCGTGGATTTTTATGCTTGCTCTTTTACCGCCTTTTTTGCAAAAATCAAATTTACTTGTGTTAAGCTCTATCATCATTTTTATAGAGTTTCTAGCACTTTGCACCTATGCCTTAGGTGGAGTGGCTTTTGGCTTGTTTTTAGGCAAGCATATAAATAAACTCAGTAAATTTTCAGCCCTTTGTGTAGCATTTTTAGGCTGTTTTATGCTCTATGAGCTCTTTTTTGAGCTTTAA
- a CDS encoding AzlD domain-containing protein, with amino-acid sequence MFDSFYLEAVFCGFLATYLGRVLPFLLFKRKQNSSTLSFIQKNMPLVIMVILVFYCLFSFKLDFVLFFSCILVLGLEIYFKNALLSMILGTIFYMIASRLV; translated from the coding sequence ATGTTTGATAGTTTTTATTTAGAGGCTGTTTTTTGTGGGTTTTTAGCGACTTATCTTGGGCGAGTTTTGCCCTTTTTACTCTTTAAACGCAAGCAAAACTCAAGCACTTTGAGTTTTATCCAAAAAAATATGCCACTTGTGATTATGGTTATTTTAGTGTTTTATTGTCTTTTTTCTTTTAAGCTTGATTTTGTGCTATTTTTTTCTTGTATTTTAGTTTTAGGGCTTGAAATTTATTTTAAAAATGCCCTTTTAAGTATGATTTTAGGGACTATTTTTTATATGATTGCTTCAAGGCTTGTGTGA
- a CDS encoding AzlC family ABC transporter permease → MNVKICLKLCLPVIFSYIPLGMSFGILASSNDFSLLEVICISFFVYSGSAEFLLIAFITAKQGLLGIFVTLFLLGFRHFFYTLSLLERLKGLNFLRHYVIFALSDESFALLSTNEKGFESVQDKNKKSLYYALLCFINQVSWVLGGILGVFVQKMMKFDYKGIEFCLIALFIVLSYDAFKLNPNKKVLILAAVIGICGFLFIAKAYMLFICLTLALILLVLGKRYV, encoded by the coding sequence TTGAATGTAAAAATTTGCTTAAAGCTGTGCTTGCCAGTAATCTTTAGTTATATACCGCTTGGAATGAGTTTTGGGATACTTGCTTCTAGCAATGATTTTTCCTTACTTGAAGTGATTTGTATCTCTTTTTTTGTGTATTCTGGTTCAGCTGAGTTCTTACTCATCGCTTTTATTACGGCTAAGCAGGGTTTGCTTGGTATTTTTGTTACGCTTTTTTTGCTTGGGTTTCGGCATTTTTTTTATACCTTAAGTTTGCTTGAGCGACTCAAAGGCTTAAATTTCTTAAGACATTATGTGATCTTTGCTCTTTCTGATGAAAGTTTTGCCCTTTTAAGCACTAATGAAAAGGGCTTTGAAAGCGTGCAAGATAAAAACAAAAAAAGTTTGTATTATGCTTTACTTTGCTTTATCAATCAAGTCTCTTGGGTGCTTGGCGGAATTTTAGGCGTGTTCGTGCAAAAGATGATGAAATTTGATTATAAAGGCATTGAGTTTTGCTTAATCGCTCTTTTTATCGTGCTAAGTTATGATGCGTTTAAGCTTAATCCAAACAAAAAAGTTCTTATTTTAGCCGCTGTGATAGGAATTTGTGGCTTTTTGTTTATCGCAAAAGCTTATATGCTCTTTATCTGCCTTACTCTTGCTTTGATTTTGCTTGTTTTAGGAAAAAGATATGTTTGA
- the tpx gene encoding thiol peroxidase, with the protein MNSVTFKGNPMHLKGSGVSVGDNAPVVKLKSKDLGVVEVGKSAKIQVVLSVPSLDTPVCATEAREFNKRVAQNPNAEVIVVSQDLPFAMGRFCSTEGIDNIIVASDFVSKEFGEKYGVLLSDGALEGLLARAIFVIKDGKIVYKQIVPEVTELPNIEDLEKFFNENSGCGCSCSH; encoded by the coding sequence ATGAATTCAGTAACTTTTAAAGGAAATCCAATGCACCTTAAAGGTAGCGGAGTAAGCGTTGGTGATAATGCACCTGTTGTTAAGCTTAAAAGCAAGGACTTAGGCGTGGTTGAAGTGGGAAAATCTGCTAAAATCCAAGTTGTTTTAAGCGTGCCAAGCCTTGATACACCAGTGTGTGCAACTGAGGCAAGAGAATTTAATAAAAGAGTTGCTCAAAACCCAAATGCCGAAGTGATCGTAGTGAGCCAAGATTTACCTTTTGCTATGGGAAGATTTTGTAGCACAGAAGGCATAGATAATATAATCGTCGCAAGTGATTTTGTATCTAAAGAATTTGGTGAAAAATACGGCGTTTTGCTTAGCGATGGAGCTTTAGAAGGCTTGCTTGCTCGTGCGATTTTCGTGATTAAAGACGGCAAGATTGTGTATAAACAAATCGTTCCTGAGGTTACAGAACTCCCAAATATAGAAGATCTTGAAAAATTCTTTAACGAAAATAGCGGTTGTGGCTGTTCTTGCTCACACTAA
- a CDS encoding phosphatidylserine decarboxylase, with translation MDKLISRVFGAIAGFEFFSFLQNFINQAYVNYFKIDLSEFQDAKEYKSLTALFTRALQKPRVLEQGFISPCDGKVLECGKSFVGEGTNLAFSVKGFTYDIDELLQNAYEKKELEKGVSYANIYLSPRDYHRYHAPCDLQILSATYTSGKLLSVSEANVKKYANLYAKNERVVLKCLTAEKNLFWLVFVGALNVGKMCFEFDKSIQTNAPHAHNFTHTYENLKLKKGEELGHFELGSTILILASKLEFQQNLSQKSVKFGQNIAKA, from the coding sequence TTGGATAAGCTTATATCGCGAGTTTTTGGGGCAATTGCTGGTTTTGAGTTTTTTAGCTTTTTGCAAAATTTCATTAATCAAGCTTATGTGAATTATTTTAAGATAGACTTAAGCGAATTTCAAGACGCCAAAGAATATAAAAGCCTCACCGCCCTTTTTACAAGAGCTTTGCAAAAGCCAAGAGTTTTAGAACAAGGCTTTATCTCTCCTTGTGATGGTAAGGTTTTAGAATGTGGCAAAAGTTTTGTGGGTGAGGGGACAAATCTAGCCTTTAGCGTGAAAGGTTTTACTTATGATATCGATGAGCTTTTGCAAAACGCTTATGAAAAAAAGGAACTTGAAAAAGGCGTAAGTTACGCAAATATCTACCTTTCGCCTCGTGATTATCACCGCTATCACGCCCCTTGTGATCTACAAATTCTAAGCGCAACTTACACCAGTGGCAAACTCTTAAGCGTAAGTGAAGCAAATGTTAAAAAATACGCGAATTTATATGCAAAAAATGAAAGAGTGGTATTAAAATGCCTTACAGCTGAAAAAAACTTGTTTTGGCTTGTTTTTGTTGGGGCTTTAAATGTAGGTAAAATGTGCTTTGAATTTGACAAAAGCATACAAACAAATGCCCCACACGCTCATAATTTTACGCACACTTATGAGAATTTAAAGCTTAAAAAAGGCGAGGAGCTAGGGCATTTTGAGCTTGGCTCAACTATACTTATCTTAGCTTCAAAGCTTGAATTCCAGCAAAACTTAAGCCAAAAAAGTGTGAAATTCGGGCAAAATATAGCTAAGGCTTAA
- a CDS encoding metallophosphoesterase — protein MFFIVSCIFMLIFGLANVFIYKRLFMKIPFLQAHRFWVLGFVLVIFVMEFAFLMFRADDRFNSTIYNVLAHSFAFTYFFFFVTLFAEILAFFIRFWVKKTSKLPLNPQRRSFIKLIFNFSLLIFGIGLVLRGWGNAMNVPAVKQMNLSLKGLKNDLRLVMISDVHLGKNLHDVFLGELVAKINGLKPDIVVIVGDLIDTKPKELEHYIHKLNDLQSKLGTFYVLGNHEYYRGLDEVLRVLKTKTNLKILINESVDLGEFNIAGLADLAGLRFANDEKGVGLSGLGLNSATNFTPDIKATTSNLSLNKPSILLSHQPKSVNVLDVSAFDLVLSGHTHAGQVFPFGALVLAQQGFLYGLYELSQKTKLYVSSGAGFWGPAIRFLAPSEIVLMQIKAEA, from the coding sequence ATGTTTTTTATAGTTTCTTGTATTTTTATGTTGATTTTTGGCTTGGCTAATGTTTTTATTTATAAACGTTTGTTTATGAAAATTCCTTTTTTACAAGCTCATAGGTTTTGGGTTTTAGGCTTTGTGCTTGTGATTTTTGTGATGGAATTTGCTTTTTTGATGTTTAGGGCAGATGATCGCTTTAATAGCACTATATATAATGTTTTAGCTCATTCTTTTGCTTTTACTTATTTTTTCTTTTTTGTTACGCTTTTTGCTGAAATTTTAGCCTTTTTTATACGCTTTTGGGTAAAAAAAACGAGCAAACTTCCCTTAAATCCACAAAGACGTTCTTTTATCAAGCTTATTTTTAATTTTTCCTTGCTTATCTTTGGTATAGGGCTTGTGCTTAGGGGCTGGGGCAATGCTATGAATGTGCCAGCTGTAAAGCAAATGAACTTGAGCTTAAAAGGCTTAAAAAATGACTTAAGACTTGTGATGATTAGCGATGTGCATTTGGGTAAGAACCTGCACGATGTCTTTTTGGGCGAGCTTGTAGCAAAGATCAATGGCTTAAAGCCTGATATTGTAGTCATAGTTGGCGATTTAATCGATACAAAGCCTAAGGAGCTAGAGCATTATATACACAAGCTTAATGACTTACAAAGCAAGCTAGGCACTTTTTATGTGCTTGGCAATCATGAGTATTACAGAGGGCTTGATGAAGTTTTAAGGGTGCTAAAAACAAAGACAAATTTAAAGATTTTGATTAATGAAAGCGTGGATTTAGGTGAGTTTAATATAGCTGGGCTTGCTGATCTTGCTGGACTTCGCTTTGCAAATGATGAAAAAGGCGTTGGCTTAAGTGGCTTAGGGCTAAACTCAGCTACAAATTTTACTCCTGATATAAAAGCTACAACGAGTAATTTAAGCTTAAACAAGCCAAGCATTTTACTTTCTCATCAGCCAAAAAGTGTCAATGTGCTTGATGTGAGTGCTTTTGATCTTGTTTTAAGCGGACATACTCACGCTGGGCAGGTTTTTCCTTTTGGAGCTTTGGTGCTTGCTCAACAAGGCTTTTTGTATGGGCTTTATGAATTAAGTCAAAAGACTAAGCTTTATGTAAGTAGTGGGGCTGGATTTTGGGGACCTGCGATTCGCTTTTTAGCTCCAAGTGAGATTGTTTTAATGCAAATAAAGGCTGAGGCTTAG
- a CDS encoding restriction endonuclease subunit S, whose translation MESNFFQSLQKESWEEVRLEKIIKLKYGKEHKSLNNGNIPTYGSGGIIRYVDTSIYNNKSILIPRKGTLNNIFYTEKPFWVVDTMFYSIIDLKLAYAKFLYYKLKTIDFRLLNVGTAVPSLTTQVIYDITIPLPPLKTQEKIAQILSSFDDKIDLLHKQNKTLEILAQTLFRHHFIENAKESWEVGKLGDLIKVKRGKNITKKDAVFGIYPVIAGGVKPACYHNQSNTKSPVITISASGTAGYVSIHYTPVWASDSSFIDESVTPYIYFCYLFLKMNQEVLYGKQEGSVQPHIYPSHIMDLELLKYPKEKIEKFEKEISIYFDKISHNAREIQNLESLRDIVLKRILE comes from the coding sequence ATGGAATCTAACTTTTTTCAATCATTGCAAAAAGAAAGCTGGGAGGAAGTGAGACTTGAAAAAATAATAAAGTTAAAATATGGCAAGGAACATAAAAGCTTAAATAATGGCAATATTCCAACTTATGGAAGTGGTGGAATAATTCGATATGTAGATACTTCTATTTATAATAATAAATCTATTTTGATACCAAGAAAAGGGACTCTTAATAATATTTTTTATACAGAAAAACCATTTTGGGTTGTTGATACAATGTTTTATTCAATTATTGATTTAAAATTAGCTTATGCAAAATTTTTATACTATAAACTAAAAACAATTGATTTTAGATTACTTAATGTTGGCACAGCAGTTCCTAGTCTTACAACTCAAGTTATATATGATATAACAATCCCTCTACCACCCCTCAAAACCCAAGAAAAAATAGCACAAATTCTAAGTAGCTTTGATGATAAAATAGATTTACTCCACAAACAAAATAAAACCCTAGAAATCCTAGCCCAAACATTATTCCGCCATCATTTTATAGAAAATGCCAAAGAGAGCTGGGAAGTTGGAAAATTAGGGGATTTGATAAAGGTAAAAAGAGGAAAAAACATCACTAAAAAAGATGCTGTTTTTGGAATTTATCCTGTTATTGCTGGTGGAGTTAAACCTGCTTGCTACCACAATCAAAGCAATACAAAATCTCCTGTTATTACAATTAGTGCTTCTGGCACGGCAGGATATGTAAGCATTCATTATACGCCGGTGTGGGCTTCTGATTCATCTTTTATAGATGAAAGTGTTACACCTTATATTTATTTTTGTTATTTATTTTTAAAAATGAATCAAGAAGTTTTATATGGAAAGCAAGAGGGTAGCGTTCAACCGCATATTTATCCTAGTCATATTATGGACTTGGAACTTTTAAAATATCCCAAAGAAAAGATTGAGAAATTTGAGAAAGAAATTTCAATATATTTTGACAAAATTTCACACAATGCAAGAGAAATTCAAAATTTAGAATCTCTGCGTGATATAGTTTTAAAAAGGATTTTAGAGTAA